A window from Flavobacterium gyeonganense encodes these proteins:
- a CDS encoding DUF7619 domain-containing protein produces the protein MKKLLCCFIILSSAMVFAQTKVKDTITRRANISYTQKANSVTFKPETPPLIPIAGAPKPSYSYLWEMGDGHYSKQAEPKHVYKNKGNYTARLAVTNNYDNGKPPATRPKKVAVNEIGDDPYQDIASIADQNGFAIIKNCDPIPEEEMVVVVSYQNLENYVANGKLYLFYNEKQFKNNNFELTDFRTYAGEREVKENTVASVDDLDDTKSYLASTENTIKFKKYKNTTTEEDLEASLKEAHTLYHNVSILEFDDTNPSETRNVFYTFKTTPEMIKDTSATVTMRGIFVPNRSFKNHKVKNLEMEIVTSHDPNKMGSNGSFMNYRLVRFKRVKFKTRFQNNGEGPARKIRLETDIPDMFDKKTFQIESMYPECPICPKGEEPTVSCLDTIITKKQIIFTFKNIYLPGTEQKNVQEKDSTKGFVRYSMKFSEDFHKVKTKSRTSIIFDKNEPIITNYAVTRFLPGISIGAKAGYNFYSDLDKSTSYFVGATISPFKSYRFYWQAEWVNALNKYNSAVNITNTFDTNANGTRRLIRTTTTTENKNVNWEVPVLIRYNINNYIGVGAGIQANINVASQQNQDIKTETFENEKENLLIDTKTTTNNVKNSFTDLKTGLLFDLTAGFSRIGPSLGARYVINFEQDFNYFQVYGIWRF, from the coding sequence ATGAAAAAACTTTTATGCTGTTTCATTATTCTTTCATCAGCAATGGTGTTTGCGCAGACCAAAGTAAAAGACACCATCACCCGAAGAGCAAATATCAGCTATACCCAGAAAGCCAATTCGGTAACTTTTAAACCCGAAACTCCACCTTTAATTCCAATTGCAGGTGCGCCAAAACCAAGTTACTCCTATTTATGGGAAATGGGTGACGGTCATTACAGCAAACAGGCAGAGCCCAAACACGTTTATAAAAACAAAGGCAACTATACCGCCAGATTAGCCGTTACCAACAATTACGACAACGGAAAACCTCCTGCTACACGACCAAAAAAAGTGGCAGTGAACGAAATTGGAGACGACCCATATCAGGACATCGCATCCATCGCTGATCAAAATGGGTTTGCAATTATAAAAAACTGTGATCCAATTCCGGAAGAGGAAATGGTAGTCGTAGTAAGTTATCAAAATCTGGAAAATTATGTTGCCAATGGCAAGCTCTATCTTTTTTATAACGAAAAACAATTCAAAAATAACAATTTCGAGCTAACCGATTTCAGGACCTATGCCGGCGAACGCGAAGTAAAAGAAAATACAGTTGCTTCAGTTGATGATCTCGATGATACTAAATCCTATCTCGCTTCTACGGAAAACACTATAAAATTCAAAAAATATAAAAACACGACCACAGAAGAAGATTTAGAAGCCAGCTTAAAAGAAGCACATACACTTTATCATAATGTTTCGATTCTGGAATTTGACGATACCAATCCAAGCGAAACACGCAATGTTTTTTACACTTTCAAAACAACTCCCGAAATGATCAAAGATACCAGTGCAACAGTTACCATGCGCGGGATTTTTGTACCCAATCGCAGTTTTAAAAACCATAAGGTGAAAAACCTCGAAATGGAAATCGTAACCTCTCACGACCCCAACAAAATGGGTTCGAACGGAAGTTTTATGAATTACAGACTGGTTCGGTTTAAAAGAGTGAAATTCAAAACCCGTTTTCAAAATAACGGTGAAGGCCCGGCAAGAAAAATTCGCTTAGAAACTGATATTCCGGACATGTTCGACAAAAAAACATTCCAGATTGAAAGTATGTATCCTGAATGTCCGATTTGTCCAAAAGGCGAAGAGCCAACCGTAAGCTGTCTGGACACCATCATTACAAAAAAACAAATCATTTTTACATTTAAGAATATTTATCTTCCTGGAACTGAGCAAAAAAACGTTCAGGAAAAAGACAGTACAAAAGGTTTTGTGCGTTATTCAATGAAATTCAGTGAAGACTTTCATAAAGTAAAAACCAAAAGCCGAACATCCATTATTTTTGATAAAAATGAACCTATCATAACCAATTACGCCGTTACCCGATTTTTACCCGGAATCTCGATTGGCGCAAAAGCTGGATATAATTTCTATTCAGACTTAGACAAATCGACCAGTTATTTTGTGGGCGCTACTATTTCACCTTTCAAATCATATCGTTTTTACTGGCAGGCAGAATGGGTAAATGCTCTAAATAAATATAACAGCGCAGTCAATATTACAAACACATTTGACACCAATGCAAACGGAACAAGACGATTAATACGTACCACCACTACAACTGAAAATAAAAACGTCAACTGGGAAGTCCCGGTTTTGATTCGGTATAACATTAATAATTATATCGGAGTCGGAGCCGGAATTCAGGCTAATATCAATGTGGCATCACAACAGAATCAGGATATAAAAACAGAAACTTTTGAAAATGAGAAAGAAAATCTTTTAATAGATACAAAAACGACTACTAATAACGTCAAAAACTCATTTACGGATTTAAAAACCGGTCTTCTATTTGACCTGACGGCAGGTTTTTCCAGAATCGGTCCGAGTCTGGGTGCACGTTATGTGATCAACTTCGAACAGGATTTTAATTATTTTCAGGTGTATGGGATTTGGAGGTTTTAA
- a CDS encoding asparaginase, which produces MSSKAKILLIYTGGTIGMSKDFETGALKAFDFGKLLKNIPEIKQLDCEIETVSFENPIDSSNMNPQMWAKIATIIEENYNTFDGFVVLHGSDTMSYSASALSFMLENLAKPVVFTGSQLPIGDLRTDAKENLITAIQIASLQEEGKPVITEVCLYFEYKLYRGNRTSKVNAEHFRAFTAPNYPELVESGVHLKLNQHLFLPIKTDAKLIVHKNLNNDVAIIKMFPGMSETVLASILATKDLKGVVLETYGSGNAPTEDWFLNLIQKAIQNGMHIVNVTQCSGGSVNMGQYETSTALKSLGVISGKDITTEAAITKLMYLLGHTVSIPQNEFKTIFERALRGEISL; this is translated from the coding sequence ATGTCTTCTAAAGCCAAAATACTCTTAATTTATACCGGTGGAACTATCGGAATGAGCAAGGACTTTGAAACAGGGGCGCTTAAAGCTTTTGATTTCGGAAAATTGCTTAAAAATATTCCCGAAATAAAACAACTGGACTGCGAAATCGAAACGGTTTCGTTTGAAAATCCAATTGATTCTTCGAATATGAATCCTCAAATGTGGGCTAAAATCGCTACTATTATTGAGGAAAATTACAATACGTTTGACGGATTTGTAGTGCTTCATGGTTCTGATACCATGTCGTATTCGGCTTCGGCATTGAGTTTTATGCTCGAAAATTTAGCTAAGCCTGTTGTGTTCACCGGCTCGCAATTGCCGATTGGGGATTTGCGTACCGATGCGAAAGAAAACCTGATTACAGCCATTCAGATTGCTTCGCTTCAGGAAGAAGGAAAACCTGTGATAACTGAGGTTTGTCTGTATTTCGAATATAAATTATACCGTGGCAACCGAACTTCAAAAGTAAATGCCGAGCATTTCAGGGCTTTTACAGCGCCCAATTATCCTGAATTGGTAGAATCAGGTGTACATCTCAAATTAAACCAACATTTATTTCTTCCCATAAAAACAGATGCAAAACTGATTGTTCATAAAAACCTGAACAATGATGTAGCCATTATAAAAATGTTTCCCGGAATGAGCGAAACTGTTTTGGCTTCCATTTTAGCGACTAAAGATTTAAAAGGAGTTGTTCTGGAAACTTACGGCTCTGGGAATGCACCGACCGAAGACTGGTTTTTAAATTTAATTCAGAAAGCAATTCAGAATGGAATGCATATCGTGAATGTAACCCAATGCTCCGGTGGAAGTGTCAACATGGGACAATATGAAACCAGTACAGCCTTGAAGTCGTTGGGAGTTATTTCCGGAAAAGATATTACAACGGAAGCGGCTATTACCAAATTAATGTATTTGCTTGGGCATACCGTTTCAATTCCGCAAAACGAATTTAAAACGATTTTTGAAAGGGCTTTGCGTGGCGAGATTTCGCTATAG
- a CDS encoding tetratricopeptide repeat protein yields MNEERYILFDQYLQGEMTVEERNSFERTLSENPEFAAEFRTFKEVLEQLENKFGHEQEREAFKENLSAISDKHFNKEKPKVFPMRPWYYAAAASVAILFGLFFFDYNQNPSFNDYNHPGQAHFTERSNTNENLIVAEKTFNERKFKEAIPFFEAVLKNKKTAEIQYYYGVSLLQASHYSKAETVFNELKSGSSVYKEKALWNLALLKLKQEDYTGCKQILQTISQDYEDYDEVQELLDALD; encoded by the coding sequence ATGAACGAAGAACGCTACATATTATTTGATCAGTATTTGCAGGGAGAAATGACGGTTGAAGAAAGAAACAGCTTTGAAAGAACGCTTTCAGAAAATCCCGAATTTGCCGCTGAATTCAGAACGTTCAAAGAAGTTTTGGAACAATTAGAAAATAAATTCGGGCATGAGCAGGAAAGAGAGGCGTTTAAAGAAAACCTGTCTGCTATTTCAGATAAACATTTCAATAAAGAAAAGCCGAAAGTGTTCCCGATGCGTCCATGGTATTATGCAGCGGCAGCATCTGTAGCTATTTTATTCGGATTGTTCTTTTTTGATTACAACCAAAATCCGTCTTTTAATGATTACAACCATCCAGGGCAAGCTCATTTTACAGAAAGAAGCAATACAAATGAAAATTTGATAGTGGCAGAAAAAACGTTTAATGAAAGAAAATTCAAGGAAGCGATTCCGTTTTTTGAGGCGGTTCTTAAAAACAAAAAAACGGCTGAAATTCAATATTATTATGGTGTTTCTCTATTGCAGGCCAGTCATTATAGTAAAGCAGAAACAGTTTTTAATGAATTGAAATCAGGAAGTTCTGTTTACAAAGAAAAAGCGCTTTGGAATCTGGCTTTATTAAAATTAAAACAAGAAGATTATACAGGCTGTAAACAAATCCTGCAAACCATTTCTCAGGATTATGAAGACTATGATGAAGTTCAGGAGCTTTTGGATGCTTTGGATTAA
- a CDS encoding DUF4178 domain-containing protein: protein MKIPCYDCNTETELEVGFEVVNFVCPKCRSLYILDDQGNFRRKSKYKLPDNDFPLAIGDIGFLKGSEYKVTGILVKNVHPNYSWTEFILQNEAKEFLYLSLSNGHWILLTEMEETFGVKSHPLALEHENEDYDIYEYSDAEIINAQGFFDFELPVNQLIHLVEYIKPPFMISVERMNKIETAFYGEYIKKSEIKKSFKNIIMPYQSGVNMIQPYRFDLRNTAVIFCLFALLIITANWYIYKDQFEQNVFSKTIKFSEFDNKEVTSDAFILKGGSAPLTIKVSTSVDNSWANLNVALVNEDTNDEIYANKDIEYYHGFSDGERWTEGSSSEEFNICGVKAGKYHLLITPMKAPEDINNSEMRVNVVWNEPSSRNVWLVIIGMIVIYFIIRFLKLNFEKERWSDSSYSKYE, encoded by the coding sequence ATGAAGATTCCTTGTTACGACTGTAATACAGAAACCGAATTAGAGGTTGGTTTTGAAGTGGTGAATTTTGTTTGTCCTAAATGTCGGAGTCTATATATTCTTGATGATCAGGGTAATTTTCGTAGAAAATCTAAATATAAATTACCAGACAATGACTTTCCGTTAGCAATTGGAGATATTGGCTTTTTGAAGGGTAGTGAATATAAGGTGACCGGCATTTTGGTTAAAAATGTGCATCCAAATTATAGCTGGACAGAATTTATTCTGCAAAATGAAGCAAAAGAATTTCTTTACCTGTCGCTTTCAAACGGGCATTGGATTTTACTAACCGAAATGGAAGAAACATTTGGCGTAAAATCACATCCTTTGGCACTGGAACATGAAAATGAAGATTACGATATTTATGAATATTCAGATGCAGAAATTATAAATGCACAGGGATTTTTTGATTTTGAGCTTCCTGTTAATCAGCTGATTCATTTGGTAGAATACATAAAGCCGCCTTTTATGATTTCTGTTGAAAGAATGAATAAGATTGAGACAGCTTTCTATGGAGAATATATCAAAAAGAGCGAAATAAAAAAATCGTTTAAGAATATTATAATGCCATATCAGTCAGGTGTAAATATGATACAGCCTTACAGGTTTGATCTTAGAAACACAGCTGTTATTTTCTGCCTTTTTGCTTTGCTGATTATAACAGCAAACTGGTATATTTATAAAGATCAGTTTGAACAGAATGTTTTTTCGAAAACAATAAAATTTAGTGAATTCGACAACAAGGAAGTTACAAGTGATGCCTTTATTTTAAAGGGCGGTTCGGCTCCGTTGACAATCAAGGTTTCAACAAGTGTTGATAATTCATGGGCAAACCTGAATGTTGCATTAGTGAATGAGGATACAAATGATGAAATTTATGCCAATAAAGACATAGAATATTATCATGGATTTTCTGATGGAGAAAGATGGACAGAAGGAAGCAGTTCTGAGGAGTTTAACATTTGCGGTGTAAAAGCCGGAAAATACCATCTTTTAATAACACCAATGAAAGCTCCTGAGGATATCAATAACAGCGAAATGCGGGTAAATGTGGTATGGAACGAACCTTCAAGCCGAAATGTATGGTTGGTTATTATCGGTATGATTGTCATTTATTTTATTATAAGATTTCTTAAATTAAATTTCGAAAAAGAACGCTGGTCTGATAGCTCATACTCCAAATACGAATAA
- a CDS encoding polyamine aminopropyltransferase — MGKKFLRFEFLLLFAVFIIATCGLIYELVAGTLASYLLGDSVKQFSFIIGVYLFSMGIGSFFSKFFNKNLLNTFVEIEILVGLIGGLSSVVLFLLFESVASFQFILYLFVFVTGFLVGLEIPLLMNILKDRVEFKDLVSNVFTFDYIGALLASILFPLVLVPKLGIMGTSLFFGMINVSIAIVLCFLLKNELKKPYFLRVKAVFSFVLLLTVFVFSDSILAYSEGKLYGENIIYTNTTPYQRIVLTHNKSDYRLYLNNNLQFSSADEYRYHEALVHPAMSMAKDVKNVLVLGGGDGLAVREILKYKEVQKVTLVDLDEGMTKLFKTNKVLSNFNQNSLNNSKVTVINTDAYIWAKSCKDKFDVVIIDFPDPSNYSLGKLYSLNFYQTIKTILQTDAAVVIQTTSPYFAPKSFWCINKTVMQVFPQVDAYHAYVPSFGEWGYTIAINGFGTTFNDVKRKVSGLKFYNYQFDRFNYFTNDMISNQIEINRLDNQILVRYFDEEWGKLQ, encoded by the coding sequence ATGGGTAAAAAGTTTCTCCGGTTTGAATTTCTTTTACTATTTGCCGTATTTATAATTGCCACCTGCGGACTTATTTATGAGCTTGTTGCAGGAACGCTGGCGAGTTATTTATTGGGCGATTCGGTAAAACAATTTTCATTTATTATTGGGGTTTACCTGTTTTCAATGGGTATCGGCTCCTTTTTTTCTAAGTTTTTCAATAAAAATCTGCTCAACACTTTTGTTGAGATCGAAATATTGGTTGGACTGATTGGCGGTTTGAGTTCGGTAGTTTTGTTTTTACTGTTCGAAAGCGTTGCATCATTTCAGTTTATCTTGTATTTATTTGTTTTTGTAACCGGTTTTTTGGTCGGTTTGGAGATTCCGCTTTTAATGAATATTTTAAAAGACAGAGTCGAATTCAAAGATCTGGTTTCGAATGTTTTTACGTTTGATTATATCGGGGCTTTGCTAGCATCGATATTGTTTCCGTTGGTTTTAGTGCCAAAATTAGGCATCATGGGAACGTCGCTTTTCTTCGGAATGATCAATGTGAGCATTGCCATTGTTTTATGTTTTCTTTTGAAGAACGAATTAAAAAAGCCTTATTTCTTAAGGGTTAAAGCTGTCTTTTCGTTTGTGCTTCTGCTGACTGTTTTTGTTTTTTCAGATTCTATTCTGGCTTATTCTGAAGGCAAATTGTATGGAGAAAATATTATTTATACGAATACAACTCCGTATCAGCGAATTGTTTTAACGCATAACAAAAGTGATTATCGATTGTATTTAAACAACAATCTGCAGTTTAGTTCTGCCGATGAATACCGTTATCACGAAGCTTTGGTTCATCCCGCCATGTCAATGGCGAAGGATGTAAAAAACGTTTTGGTTTTAGGAGGTGGAGACGGATTGGCTGTTCGTGAAATATTGAAATACAAAGAGGTTCAAAAAGTAACTTTGGTTGATTTGGACGAAGGAATGACCAAGCTTTTCAAAACAAACAAGGTATTGAGTAATTTCAATCAAAATTCGTTAAATAACTCAAAAGTTACAGTTATAAATACCGACGCTTATATCTGGGCAAAAAGCTGTAAGGACAAGTTCGATGTTGTCATTATCGATTTTCCGGATCCATCCAATTACAGTTTAGGGAAATTGTATTCGTTGAACTTTTATCAAACTATAAAAACCATTTTACAGACTGATGCTGCGGTTGTTATTCAGACGACTTCTCCTTATTTTGCACCAAAATCGTTTTGGTGTATCAATAAAACGGTGATGCAGGTTTTCCCGCAGGTCGATGCGTATCATGCGTATGTACCTTCTTTTGGAGAATGGGGTTATACGATTGCGATAAATGGTTTCGGAACTACTTTTAATGATGTAAAAAGAAAAGTTTCCGGACTGAAATTCTATAATTATCAGTTTGACAGGTTCAATTATTTTACCAATGATATGATTTCAAACCAAATAGAAATCAACCGTTTGGATAACCAGATTTTAGTGCGCTATTTTGATGAAGAGTGGGGAAAATTGCAGTAA
- a CDS encoding RNA polymerase sigma factor — MEKSKIHPDQKYIEGIAENDSAIIRSIYKNFVPKVVFYIMNNSGDKDQAQDVVQEIMILLFNQAKANTLQLTCPFDAYFFLLCKRKWLNELKKTSNKGVTINEDFASINESALELVEETEQFDEKQQLFDTMFQKLGDKCQEVLKLSFAIKSMEEVAEKLNVTYGYVRKKKSLCIGQLTQWIQEAKNFKSLKNN, encoded by the coding sequence ATGGAAAAAAGTAAAATTCATCCCGACCAGAAATATATTGAAGGAATTGCCGAAAATGATTCGGCAATAATCCGCTCTATCTATAAAAATTTTGTTCCTAAAGTGGTTTTTTATATCATGAATAATTCAGGAGACAAGGATCAGGCGCAGGATGTGGTTCAGGAAATCATGATTTTGCTTTTTAATCAGGCAAAAGCCAATACATTACAGCTTACTTGTCCGTTTGATGCCTACTTCTTTTTGTTGTGTAAAAGGAAATGGCTTAACGAATTGAAAAAAACTTCGAATAAAGGGGTAACAATTAATGAAGATTTTGCATCTATCAATGAATCTGCTCTCGAATTGGTTGAAGAAACCGAACAATTTGATGAAAAACAGCAACTTTTTGATACGATGTTCCAGAAATTAGGAGATAAATGCCAGGAGGTGCTAAAACTGAGTTTTGCCATTAAATCGATGGAGGAGGTTGCCGAAAAGCTAAACGTAACGTACGGTTATGTACGTAAAAAGAAATCGTTATGTATCGGACAGCTGACACAATGGATTCAGGAAGCAAAAAATTTTAAATCTCTTAAAAATAATTAG
- a CDS encoding 1-acyl-sn-glycerol-3-phosphate acyltransferase, whose product MQKFDAIRPFYDSEVNEALHGVANHPMMKTMMNFTFPELNDEVWKEQLKKTHSIRDFQCNFIYQTIQKVLEKSSEGLTTSGFDKLEKNTPYLFISNHRDILLDTTLLNVCLFEHGLVMTASAIGDNLVKKAFLSTLAKLNRNFLVLRGLTPREMLQSSKLLAEYMGQLLLRENRSVWIAQREGRTKDGNDETNPGVLKMIAMGSDEANPMDYFKKLKIVPVSISYEYDPTDVLKMPQLMAEANNEVYVKDKNEDFMTILSGIMGTKKRIHISVGDVLDTEIDQIVAENDNSNKQIQALAQTIDDSILQNYQLWPTNFIAYDILNETNKYAHLYKESEKQLFERRLEKRIGTDNGVARQGFLAMYANPVVNKLKYQNVF is encoded by the coding sequence ATGCAGAAATTTGACGCTATTCGACCATTTTATGATTCTGAAGTAAATGAAGCACTTCATGGAGTTGCCAATCATCCGATGATGAAAACCATGATGAATTTTACTTTTCCGGAATTAAATGATGAAGTCTGGAAAGAACAATTGAAGAAAACACACTCAATTCGTGATTTTCAATGCAATTTTATTTATCAGACCATTCAAAAAGTACTTGAAAAAAGTTCGGAAGGGCTTACAACTTCAGGCTTTGATAAATTAGAAAAAAATACTCCTTATTTATTTATATCCAATCACCGCGATATTTTGCTGGATACCACTTTACTGAATGTTTGTCTTTTCGAACATGGTTTGGTTATGACAGCCTCTGCAATTGGTGATAATTTAGTTAAAAAAGCATTTTTGAGCACCCTCGCAAAACTCAACAGGAACTTTTTAGTTTTAAGAGGTTTAACGCCAAGAGAAATGCTGCAAAGTTCAAAATTACTGGCAGAATATATGGGGCAGTTACTGCTTCGTGAGAACCGTTCTGTTTGGATCGCACAAAGAGAAGGCCGCACCAAAGATGGTAATGACGAAACCAATCCGGGCGTTTTAAAAATGATCGCAATGGGTTCTGATGAAGCGAATCCGATGGATTATTTTAAAAAATTAAAGATTGTTCCAGTGTCGATTTCATACGAATACGATCCTACGGATGTTCTGAAAATGCCGCAATTAATGGCAGAAGCTAATAACGAAGTGTACGTAAAAGATAAAAATGAAGATTTCATGACCATTTTAAGCGGTATCATGGGAACTAAAAAAAGAATCCATATTTCTGTTGGCGATGTTTTGGATACAGAAATCGATCAGATTGTGGCTGAAAACGATAATTCGAATAAACAGATTCAGGCTTTGGCACAAACCATTGACGATTCTATTTTACAGAATTACCAGTTATGGCCAACCAATTTTATTGCTTACGATATTTTAAACGAAACCAATAAATACGCTCATTTGTATAAAGAAAGTGAAAAACAGCTTTTTGAGCGTCGTTTAGAAAAGAGAATAGGAACTGACAATGGTGTTGCCAGACAAGGATTTTTGGCTATGTATGCCAATCCTGTGGTTAATAAATTAAAATACCAAAATGTCTTCTAA
- a CDS encoding DUF350 domain-containing protein, with amino-acid sequence MEYIHAQPIINSVIYSFLGIVILLIGYFIIERLTPEKTWKEVVEKNNIAVAIVLAAFIIGISMIISAAIHG; translated from the coding sequence ATGGAATATATTCACGCACAGCCAATAATTAATTCAGTCATTTATTCTTTTTTAGGAATAGTCATTTTATTGATCGGATATTTTATCATTGAAAGACTTACTCCTGAAAAAACATGGAAAGAAGTTGTGGAAAAAAACAATATTGCTGTAGCGATTGTTTTAGCAGCTTTTATCATTGGGATCTCCATGATTATTAGTGCAGCAATCCATGGGTAA
- a CDS encoding TatD family hydrolase encodes MNSTTIITDTHTHLYSEEFDQDRDEMMQRAINAGVTRFFIPAIDAAATQSMYDLEQNYPDYVFLMMGLHPTYVKDDYLDELKHVETELSKRKFYAVGEIGIDLYWDKTHLKEQQIAFRRQIQLAKQYKLPIVIHCREAFDEIFEILEEEKSADLFGIFHCFTGTYEQALQAISYNMKLGIGGVVTFKNGKIDQFLRQIDLKNIVLETDSPYLAPIPYRGKRNESSYLANVIAKLTEIYDLSDTEIAAVTTQNSKDVFGI; translated from the coding sequence TTGAATTCAACTACAATAATCACCGATACACACACACATTTATATTCTGAAGAATTTGATCAGGATCGTGACGAAATGATGCAAAGAGCGATAAATGCCGGAGTAACCCGTTTTTTTATTCCTGCTATTGATGCTGCTGCGACACAATCCATGTACGATTTAGAGCAAAATTATCCGGATTATGTTTTCCTGATGATGGGACTGCATCCTACTTACGTGAAAGATGACTATCTGGATGAGCTGAAACATGTTGAAACTGAACTTTCAAAACGAAAATTCTATGCTGTTGGCGAAATCGGAATTGATTTATATTGGGACAAAACGCATTTAAAAGAACAGCAAATTGCTTTTAGAAGACAAATTCAGCTGGCAAAGCAATACAAATTACCCATCGTCATTCATTGCCGTGAAGCTTTTGATGAAATTTTTGAAATTCTGGAAGAAGAAAAATCAGCTGATTTGTTTGGTATTTTTCACTGTTTTACCGGAACGTACGAACAGGCGCTACAGGCAATTTCGTATAATATGAAACTAGGAATAGGCGGAGTAGTGACTTTTAAAAACGGAAAAATCGACCAATTCTTACGCCAAATTGATTTAAAAAATATTGTTCTGGAAACTGATTCGCCTTACCTCGCGCCAATTCCGTACAGAGGTAAACGCAACGAAAGCAGTTATTTAGCAAATGTAATTGCAAAACTGACCGAAATTTACGACCTTTCAGATACAGAAATTGCAGCAGTAACAACACAAAACTCCAAAGACGTTTTCGGGATTTAA
- a CDS encoding S-adenosylmethionine decarboxylase family protein, which produces MDLPPYSPGLHKLVTLHVDKTEKLTSSTDFVTVTNSILEKYSLEKVGVVVHDFENNSFTISFCLKESHICIHTWPEYNQLTLDVYLCNYLQDNSHKVRSVVADYITYFEAKIIKDFEINR; this is translated from the coding sequence ATGGATTTACCTCCTTATTCGCCGGGACTGCATAAACTGGTTACTTTACATGTTGATAAAACGGAGAAACTTACATCCAGTACTGATTTTGTTACTGTAACAAATTCTATTTTAGAAAAGTATAGTTTGGAGAAGGTTGGAGTAGTGGTGCATGATTTTGAAAACAACAGTTTTACGATTTCGTTTTGTCTTAAGGAATCCCATATTTGTATACATACCTGGCCAGAATACAATCAACTCACTTTAGATGTTTATTTGTGTAATTATCTTCAGGATAACTCGCATAAGGTTCGTAGTGTAGTAGCAGATTATATTACTTATTTTGAAGCGAAAATTATTAAGGATTTTGAAATTAACCGATAA